A window from Macadamia integrifolia cultivar HAES 741 unplaced genomic scaffold, SCU_Mint_v3 scaffold1090, whole genome shotgun sequence encodes these proteins:
- the LOC122062691 gene encoding probable jasmonic acid carboxyl methyltransferase 2: MEVQQIFHMNGGSGETSYVRNSKLQKVVITKAKPVMIRSISKLCTTNLPQCLRVADLGCSSGPNTLLVNSEIIEAIDETCHQLNCNTPEIQVFLNDLPSNDFNTIFKTLPTFYEQLKKEKGETFGPCSILGVPGSFYGRLFPSSTIDFFHSSNSLHWLSQVPSMVESNKRNIYLARTSPPSVIKAYLEQFQKDFSLFLSLRSKEITPGGQMVLIMVGRRSEDHFGNNEGYYWDLLSKSLNELVSEGLIEEAKLDSFNLPYYIPSRKELEAIVCAERSFYIDELEIYDVNWAAGDDDDNKEFKLDRFISGQKLAKCMRAAIESLLTCHFGDGIIDVLFDRYVEYISDHLSKEEEKFSNFVISLKGK, encoded by the exons ATGGAAGTCCAACAAATTTTCCATATGAATGGGGGCAGTGGAGAAACTAGCTACGTTCGTAACTCCAAACTTcaa AAAGTAGTGATAACCAAAGCAAAACCAGTGATGATTCGGAGCATTTCAAAATTGTGTACCACCAACTTACCTCAATGTTTAAGGGTAGCAGATTTGGGCTGCTCTTCAGGGCCCAACACCTTATTGGTGAACTCAGAGATCATTGAGGCTATTGATGAAACATGCCATCAGTTGAATTGTAATACGCCAGAAATCCAAGTGTTCCTCAATGATCTTCCAAGTAATGACTTCAACACTATTTTCAAAACCTTGCCAACCTTCTATGAGCAactaaagaaggagaaaggtgAAACTTTTGGGCCATGTTCCATCTTAGGAGTACCTGGTTCTTTCTATGGGAGGCTCTTTCCAAGCAGTACTATAGACTTCTTTCATTCCTCTAACAGCCTTCATTGGCTCTCTCAG GTTCCTTCAATGGTTGAGAGCAACAAGAGGAATATTTACTTGGCAAGGACGAGTCCTCCCAGTGTGATCAAAGCATATTTGGAGCAATTTCAAAAggatttctctttatttcttagCTTGCGTTCCAAGGAAATAACACCAGGAGGACAAATGGTTCTAATAATGGTAGGCAGGAGAAGTGAAGATCATTTTGGCAACAACGAGGGTTACTATTGGGATCTCTTGTCTAAGTCATTGAATGAATTGGTCTCAGAG ggtcTCATTGAAGAAGCTAAATTGGATTCATTCAATTTGCCTTACTATATACCTTCTCGTAAAGAGTTAGAGGCTATAGTTTGTGCAGAAAGATCATTTTATATTGATGAACTAGAAATCTATGATGTCAATTGGGCTgctggtgatgatgatgataacaAAGAGTTCAAGCTCGATAGATTTATAAGTGGGCAAAAATTGGCAAAGTGTATGAGAGCTGCGATAGAATCACTGCTCACTTGTCACTTTGGGGATGGTATAATTGATGTTTTATTCGATAGATATGTGGAGTATATCAGTGACCACCTCTCCAAAGAGGAGGAAAAGTTTTCTAATTTTGTAATTTCCTTGAAGGGGAAGTGA
- the LOC122062696 gene encoding putative pentatricopeptide repeat-containing protein At1g09680, with protein sequence MDVRKGMIGQGIELDNAAYTALISGLCREGRVVDAERTLREMFGAGLIPDDATYTMVIDGFCKKGDVKMGFKFLKEMQSSSRAPGVVTYNVLMNGLCKQGQMKNAKMLSNK encoded by the coding sequence ATGGATGTAAGAAAGGGTATGATTGGCCAAGGTATTGAGCTTGATAATGCAGCTTATACAGCACTTATTTCAGGGCTTTGTAGAGAAGGACGAGTTGTTGATGCAGAGAGGACATTGAGGGAGATGTTTGGAGCAGGTTTGATACCAGATGATGCTACTTATACAATGGTGATTGATGGGTTCTGTAAGAAGGGAGATGTGAAGATGGGTTTTAAGTTCCTCAAGGAGATGCAGAGTAGCAGCCGTGCACCAGGTGTTGTAACCTACAATGTGCTCATGAATGGGCTCTGCAAGCAGGGGCAAATGAAAAATGCTAAAATGCtttcaaacaaataa